In Candidatus Methylomirabilota bacterium, the following are encoded in one genomic region:
- a CDS encoding ABC transporter permease, protein MERVSVPAVRALQLASVLALLGAWEGAARGGLVDPLFVPAPSAVGRALATMGGPALAALGDTLGKTAIAYALSMVLGVAAGLAVGSVRLLREVLDPFVVTLYGIPKILVLPWIVLLLGYGTAPAIFYGTLHGFFPVLVLVTGAVRDVDRTLVTVARAYGASTWQLYWKVLLPAIVPSVFAGMRLGIVFCLLGVLVVEMFAGVRGMGYVMGSLANGFQAPELFAATGLVSAASIAIVLALDHVSERLSHWRG, encoded by the coding sequence GTGGAGCGAGTGAGCGTGCCCGCCGTGCGCGCGCTCCAGCTCGCGAGCGTGCTGGCGCTCCTCGGCGCGTGGGAGGGCGCGGCGCGCGGGGGCCTCGTGGACCCGCTCTTCGTGCCGGCGCCGAGCGCGGTCGGCCGGGCGCTCGCCACGATGGGCGGGCCGGCCCTCGCGGCCCTCGGCGATACGCTCGGCAAGACGGCCATCGCCTACGCGCTCTCGATGGTCCTCGGCGTCGCGGCCGGGCTCGCCGTCGGCTCGGTGCGCCTGCTCCGCGAGGTGCTCGACCCGTTCGTCGTCACGCTCTACGGCATCCCGAAGATCCTCGTGCTGCCGTGGATCGTCCTGCTGCTCGGCTACGGGACGGCGCCCGCGATCTTCTACGGCACGCTCCACGGGTTCTTCCCGGTCCTGGTCCTCGTCACGGGCGCGGTGCGCGACGTGGACCGGACGCTCGTCACGGTGGCGCGCGCGTACGGCGCCAGCACGTGGCAGCTCTACTGGAAGGTGCTCCTGCCGGCGATCGTCCCCTCGGTGTTCGCGGGCATGCGCCTCGGGATCGTCTTCTGCCTCCTCGGCGTGCTCGTCGTGGAGATGTTCGCCGGGGTCCGCGGCATGGGCTACGTCATGGGCTCGCTCGCGAACGGCTTCCAGGCGCCCGAGCTCTTCGCCGCCACGGGGCTCGTCTCGGCCGCCTCGATCGCGATCGTGCTGGCGCTCGACCACGTGAGCGAGCGCCTCTCCCACTGGCGCGGCTAG